Proteins encoded together in one Ogataea parapolymorpha DL-1 chromosome III, whole genome shotgun sequence window:
- a CDS encoding Ubiquitin-conjugating enzyme E2 8, which produces MSSPKRRIESDVMKLLMSDYEVSLVDDNMQEFYVNFEGPKDSPYEGGLWRIHVELPDQYPYKSPSIGFQNKIFHPNIDESSGSVCLDVINQTWSPMFDIFNIFETFLPQLLNYPNAADPLNGDASSLYMRDKNLYVEKVKMYVKNYADPATIRNGGADQEEDESDSSDADLSSVDEMVGEIDL; this is translated from the exons ATGAG TTCTCCTAAACGGCGCATTGAGAGCGATGTGATGAAACT ACTGATGAGCGACTACGAGGTGAGTCTGGTGGACGACAACATGCAAGAGTTCTATGTGAATTTCGAAGGCCCCAAGGACTCGCCGTACGAGGGTGGGCTGTGGCGGATCCACGTGGAGCTGCCTGACCAATACCCGTACAAGTCGCCGTCGATCGGGTTCCAGAACAAGATCTTCCACCCCAACATAGACGAGTCCAGTGGCTCGGTGTGTCTGGACGTGATCAACCAGACGTGGTCGCCCATGTTTgacatcttcaacatcTTCGAGACGTTTCTGCCGCAGCTACTCAACTATCCGAATGCCGCAGACCCGCTCAACGGGGACGCAAGCTCGCTCTACATGAGAGATAAGAATTTGTATGTGGAGAAGGTTAAAATGTATGTCAAAAATTACGCGGACCCAGCCACAATCCGCAACGGCGGCGCGGAccaggaggaagacgagtCGGACTCGAGCGACGCCGACCTCAGCAGCGTAGACGAGATGGTGGGCGAAATCGACCTCTGA